From Littorina saxatilis isolate snail1 unplaced genomic scaffold, US_GU_Lsax_2.0 scaffold_228, whole genome shotgun sequence, one genomic window encodes:
- the LOC138955223 gene encoding uncharacterized protein, whose amino-acid sequence MVKVCTYSHENHNKFTNTVKPGYTAADFLTSLEETPPKVVFLSDCLSALQVLTAPAEHLVEELKKSLNDLSQKASVVLQWIPAHCGIAGNEKADGLAKDAGRQEQPETSLSFRETKTLIKHRWKTAFKERNGGYKPDQDPIHRLSRAEQTAIFRLRTGHCGFKAHLKRIGVAESALCDCGAADQTVEHVLNTCTNFTLLRNQIWPEGATLETKLWGTSEDLKATFQFTTAAELRP is encoded by the coding sequence ATGGTAAAGGTATGCACATACAGTCATGAAAATCATAATAAGTTTActaatacagtgaaacccggctatacAGCTGCAGACTTCCTCACCTCTCTTGAGGAAACCCCACCCAAGGTTGTCTTCCTCTCAGACTGCCTGTCCGCACTACAAGTCCTCACTGCCCCTGCAGAACACCTCGTGGAAGAGCTGAAGAAGTCCCTGAACGACTTGTCCCAGAAAGCCTCCGTAGTTCTGCAGTGGATTCCAGCGCACTGCGGCATCGCTGGAAATGAGAAGGCGGATGGTCTGGCCAAAGATGCAGGAAGACAGGAACAACCAGAAACCAGCCTGTCCTTCCGAGAGACCAAAACCCTCATCAAGCATCGCTGGAAGACAGCattcaaagaaagaaacggaGGCTACAAGCCAGACCAAGACCCCATCCACCGCCTCAGCCGTGCAGAGCAGACTGCCATCTTCCGGCTGCGTACAGGGCACTGCGGCTTTAAAGCGCACCTGAAAAGGATCGGCGTAGCAGAGTCGGCATTGTGCGATTGTGGGGCGGCCGACCAGACAGTAGAACATGTATTGAATACATGCACAAACTTCACCCTGCTGCGGAACCAGATCTGGCCAGAAGGAGCTACACTGgagaccaagctctggggaacgtcagaagacctgaaagcgacgttccagttcacgacagcagcggaactacgaccctag